Within the candidate division KSB1 bacterium genome, the region CCGTCCTTGAACTTCTCGCTCGGTCGGATTGAAAAAGCGAACGATGATCGAATCCCGAGTTTCACACTTTTTCACGGCGCTGAGGACCAGTTCTTCAGGCTCGATCTTGAGGAACTGCAATGCTTTGGGCAATTGCCCAGGCGATGGACCGCATTGGACCAATCGCAGCGGCGTGAAATGGCAATAAGTTTGCTCGAACACCCCGCCGCTCTCCCAGTTCCCTTCATGCGGATATAAAGCATAGGCGCAGGTATGCTTGCCCAGGCACTGGCTGCCAATTTGCTCCAATCGTTCGACTCGCTCGGGCGGCAACCCGACTTTGGGATAACGCAATCCCTTTACCAGCGTCAGTATCATGGTGCGGGGCTCGTTATCCTGAACCTCGTATTCCACCAGCCCATGGCTGATCACGGCCAATCCGCCTTGACCATCGGACATATCGAAAAATGACAGATGGGGCTGCGTTCCTGTCGCAGGCTCGACCCAATCTCGGGTGTCAGGCAATTCGATGGTTCGGGTCACCACATCAAAAGCGGTCTCCACAGCAACGGTTTTGGAATTCACGCCACTGGGGAAGCAGACCCGCAACCGATGATCCAAGGCCTGATTGTCGAACGTTGTGACAATATCCAGCCGAGGGCTGCCCTTACGCAAGGTGATGAGCGAAGTGATTGGCAACGGCACCAGTTCATCGCTGCGCCGATGTTTGCCATCGACCAGGCATTTCGGCACGTGCATTTCCAGCTCGACTTTGAAGGTGGTCTGGAGCTCGCCATCCTCTGCAATCGAAATTCGGGCGGCGCAGCCCAATGATGTATATTTCGGATTTACCAGCGGCGAAATTCGGGTCCAGGGATCGCCTGCTTCGGCATCTTCTTCAAAAAAGTGGCAATTGGCGAACAGCCGATTTGTGGGCTTGTACGTCAGATCGAACGTGCCATTGGGATGGAATTCCACCCGCAGAAATTCGTTTTCCATCACGTTATTGGCCGTGAGCATCGAGCCGTAATTGACCAACTCGCCCGTTTTGGAGCGAACGATGAGAGTGCGATAGCCACAAGCTGGAATTTTGGCCGCTTCGAAAGCAAATTTGAAGCGACGGGTGTAAAATGGCGACGGAATATCGTACGGATTCATCACCAGCGAGCCCCACTCCTTGCGATCCTGCAACTGGAAAGGGACAGCCCGCTTGGTCTCGGCATCGAAAATCTCCAGCGACTTGTTCTTCGGCTCGGCGGGAAAATCCACCTCCACCTCGACGATCTCGGTCCGCACATAATTCAGCGGATTGAAGGCGATGATCCCAATATCCGTTTTGGCCGCATCCGACAAATCGATTTGCTTCGCAATCGTCGCAAAGGCGTTGTTGGTCACTGCCTCGCCGATCTGCTTCACCTGATCCCAGCGATAGCGCATGTCGTCATGAATCTGATCCAGGCTCACGCCCGTGATGCTGTCGTGGGGATGGTTGCTGAGCAGATATTTCCAGGCCAGCTCAAGATACCGAGCAGGATACTCCTGTCCCAGCACCAACGCAAACGCCGAAAACGGCTCAGCCCATTTTTCCAACAGGGTCTGCATTCTGGCATTGATCTGCTTCTGATAGAGTCGGGTGGACATCTGGTCTTTCAAAAAGCGATTGAACCAATTGTCCTTGCTGGGATGGCGGCGCTCGCCTTTGAGCACCGTCAATTTCGACCAATCCACCGCCTGCTTGATCTTTTCCACCACAGCGGGAAACGAGCTGTGGATATAGACATCGCCCGTGTTCTTACTATTGCAATATTCGATGACTTTGATGGTATTGGGATGGGGAAACACGCTATCCATGCCGTCCATGACGATCAGATACGACGTGGTGGCGTCAGCAGCGACATCAGCTTTGATGTTCTTAATGCCTTCGTCCAGCAGCGCTGTATTGAAATAGTTCAATGAGGTGGGTTCCAGTAGCCGATAATCCAGATCGCCTGCCTGCAGGTCACAACGGCGGAACGGTGTCATGCCCGATTCCCAGCGGTAATAGCCATCATGATAGGCGTTCTCGTACATGGTGGCTCGGAACAGATGAATCCAGAACGAAGCCCGACTGAACAGGGCGCTCAGCCGCAGGCCCAAAATTCGGGTGCCATCGGGCGCTTCCAGAATGTACTCGGTGGCGCACTCCTCTCGGGCGATGCCCCGATAGAACATCATGCCATCGATGCCGAAGCCAGCGTAGATTTGAGCGATCTGCGAAAGCTGGCCGTACGAGGTGGGTGTATAGCCGATCTTCATCACCCGTCCAAATTCTGCGGCAATTTTATGCCCTCGCATCAGATTCCGAATAATTGCCTCACCACTCACTGTATTCATTTCGGGCAACGTGTACCATGGGCCGACCAGCAGCCGACCTTCGGAAATATGCTTTTTCAAAACATCTCTCTTTTCGGGCCTAATCTCGAGGTAATCTTCGAGTGGAATGATCTGGGAGTCGAGATGGTAATGTTTGTAGTCAGGATATTTGTCAAACAATTCCAATAGCCAGTCCATCAATTCGACCAGATGCGTTCGTGTCTCTTGAAACGGATAGCGCCACTCTCGATCCCAATGGGTATTGGAGATGACATGAAATTCGTAGTTTTGGGGCATGCAATTTACTCCTGTTGATTGTCCTGATGTATGAATTTTTTGACCGCCAATTGCGCCAATTTTTCTAATTGAGCTAATTTAATTTTCTCCCACAGAATTGACATTTCACCGAAATGAAATTTTAATTTTGGATTCTGTGACCTTTCATTTCTGAGACCAAAAATCAATTCTGTGGGACACCATTTCTGTGGGAGAAGCATTCCCACAGAAATGAATTTTTTGACCGCTAATTTTGCCAATTTTTCGAATTACGCTAATTAAACAGCTTGTGATTCTCATAGTCAATTAGCGCAATTAGCGCTTAATTCGCATAATTGGCGGTCTCGACCTGACCGCAAATAGTATTGGTCGCAGAATTGAAAGCACTCAGAAATTTATTTTTTAATTCTGTGACCTTTCATTTCTGAGACCAAAAATCAATTCTGTGGGAGAAGCATTCCCACAGAAATGAATTTTTTGACCGCTAATTGCGCCAATTTTTCTAATTGCGCTAATTTAATTTTCTCCCACAGAATTGACATCCCACTGAAATTAAATTTTAATTTTGGATTCTGAGACCTTTCATTTCTGAGACCAAAAATCAATTCTGTGGGATACCATTTCTGTGGGAGAAGCATTTTAAAATCCAAAAGTAACGGTGAGTCGATTGACTCCTCCCATAATTTGGCCATAATCGGAAAACGAATAATCGATCGAACCATTGACGCCGATGAGCGATTGCTGCAGCCCTGCGCCGAAGGACCAATTGCCCAGATCGGCGTTTAGCCGATAGCCGCCTCGCAGGAACAGCCAATTGAAAAAGCCATATTCCAGCCCGAAGTTCATCCGTTCGGTGTTATCTGTGGGGTGAACCAGATCAATAGCCAGCGTCAGACGCTGATCTTCGAAATGGATCAAATCATCGGCCAGCCCGACCTTGAAGGCCAGCGGCATACGAAATTTATCCCGCAGCATTTTGATGTCAGGCCCAAAATGCTGGGCGCAGACCGAAATATTGAGATGGCGGAATCCCGTGAAATAGATAGCACCAATATCCAAGAGCACATTGGAAAACGAATCGTGATCCAATTGCTCTTTGACGTAGCGAATTTGACCGCCCATGGCGAGCTTGTCCGTGAAGCGTCGGGCTACGGCCAATCCAATTCCCAGATCATAAGCGCTGACCATTCGGCCCGTGCCATCCTGCGCCTGCACTGTGGTCTCCTGAAATTCGGGGACACCCATATAGAGCAGACTCAAGCCGATGGTCCCAATATTTTTGACCTGCATGGTGATGGCGGTAGCGCTGTGGGTGATATCCAGCAGCCATTTGTTGTAGGAAAAAGTGACTTCCCGCTGCGCTGCATAAGCGATGCCCGCTGGATTCCAGAAGATGGCATTAGCGCCTTTGGAAACGCCCAGCGCTGCCTCGCCCATGGCGCTCTCCTTCGCCCCAACGCCGATTTTCAGAAACTGCAATCCTGCCGTCCCCGCCTTATTGAAATCAAAACCGTAGTCCCATTGCGCTTGACCGATGCTGACTGTGGTGAGAATCAATAAAATAATGAGTTTTATTTTCATGAGAATTACTCCTACTTTTTAGGTATTTTGGTAATAGGCTAATTGGTCTGCCAATCGCCCTATCACCTATTAACCCAATTACCCAATTACCAAATTACCCATCAAACCAATCACCAACTAAAGTTACTTAATCAACACCAGCGTCCCCTTCGCATACCCCACTTCCGATTCCACAGTGTATAAATAAATGCCCGCTGCCGTTTTTTGGCGGGAGTCGGTCAATTGATCCCACACGTGCTCGCCCGAGGTGGGACTATCGTGCTCCAGCGTGCGCACCAGATCGCCGCTGGCAGTGTAAATGCGAATGGTGCACTTTGCTGGCAAATTGGTGAACACAATGGAGCTCTCCTCGCCCGCCGTGGGCAGACCAGAAACCAATCGAAATGGATTGGGGAACACGCTCACATTCAACGCATTTTCGGCAGGGGACCGAGCTGTGCGCAACGGCTGGACATTGCGATTGACCATGCCGCTCTCGTTGCCGTTCACGTCCACCGCAGTGATGGCATAAAAATAGCCCACGCCGACCTGTACCGTGTTATCTTTGTACTTCCATTTTCCCAATTCCGTATCGAAATAGCGGGTGCGATCCGTGCCCGAGATTTTGATGCCTGTGCGTTTCAACTTTTCGAATGGCCCGATGAACGACCGACTGCTGCGATAAATGTTGTAATAGGCCAGATCCTTATTGCCCGTCAGCGGATCGACCCAGTCCTCCACATCGGCGTCCCAGATGATAACCAACTCTTGCGTCGATGGCAGGACATAGTATTCAGCTTTGGGCGAAGGGGGAGCTAATGCCGCTGGAACATAATTGTTGTCGAATAGCGCTTTGGCTCGATCAATAGTCTTTTTCAACGAATCCAACCCAGCAGGCAAAAGCGACTGCGACGCCAATCCTTTCACCGCCAGATCGATCGGAATGCCATTCACCGCCTCGACGATGACGATTTTCACCGAATCCCTGGGCGAAAGATCGTACGGCCCAAATCCCTGCAGCAGAAATGGCGATAGGACATTTTCCAATTGATGCGCATCCATCAGCGTGCGGTCGCTGCCATTCAAGATGCCGTACAGCGTGGTCTCGGATTGATTGGCCAACGTGAGCCGATGGGCATTGTTGATGATCTGGGCATAATAGATCGTCGCAGGCTGAGGGCGACCATCTTTGGTGGGCGTATGATAAAGCGGGGCAAAACCCGCATAGCCAGGTGTCCGCAATTCGCCCCGCTTGTCCCAATAATTGCCGATGCTCCAATCCGTCTCGATGCTGGGCTTGTAGTCGTAAGCATAAAATAGCTTTCTGGTTTCATCATAGCCGATCAGCTCGTCATCGATATTGTCGTTGTCGCCCCAGAAGCCCTGCACCACTACATCCTGGTAGCTGGGGCGCAGCAGGTAAGGGAAGCCGAAATAGACATCGGTCAACTGATCATTCGAGCGGTTGATGCAGGTATATTCGATAATGATGAAGTCGGCGAAGGCTGGATAGCTCCAGGCCCGACTGACCCGCCACACTTCGATGCCACGGCTGGTCTTCCAGTGGGCGGTGATCTTCTCCTCAGCCTCGTTGGGATTGAAATTGGCCGAGCCGATGAAATTTTCTTCCTCTTTCATCTCGAAGAAAGTGCCCTGATCCACGTAGAGAAACGGGCCGCATTCATCCAGAAAGACCGAGCCATCGGGATTTTTGCCACCGACCCAGAAGCCACCGCCCTGGGAGTAAGATCTCTGCTCGTCCTTGTTGGGCAAAACTGCGGGACCACCTGGCCAATCCATGCTGGGATAATATTGAAAACTCGAAAACACGCCACCGATCTGGCCATTATCCTTCATCGTCTCCCAGAGCCGACCCCGATCGTGGATTTTGAACAGCGGCTCACGGTATTGAGCCAAAACCATTTTGCTCAAAATCAAAGGGATTAGGATTAAGAAAAAAAGAATCAATATTCGTTTCATCGTTAGCTCCATAGTTAAAGCGCCAAACGTGACCGTCATCCGCCAGTTGGCGGATAACGGTCACGTTTTTGATTATTTAAAATTATATTTCACCCCCACCAAAACGTTCCTCGGTTCGTAATAGATCATGTAACTGATGTCGTAGCCATCGGAGTCGATCAGCGTGGGCTTGCCTGTCTCGACAA harbors:
- a CDS encoding glycosyl hydrolase-related protein, producing the protein MPQNYEFHVISNTHWDREWRYPFQETRTHLVELMDWLLELFDKYPDYKHYHLDSQIIPLEDYLEIRPEKRDVLKKHISEGRLLVGPWYTLPEMNTVSGEAIIRNLMRGHKIAAEFGRVMKIGYTPTSYGQLSQIAQIYAGFGIDGMMFYRGIAREECATEYILEAPDGTRILGLRLSALFSRASFWIHLFRATMYENAYHDGYYRWESGMTPFRRCDLQAGDLDYRLLEPTSLNYFNTALLDEGIKNIKADVAADATTSYLIVMDGMDSVFPHPNTIKVIEYCNSKNTGDVYIHSSFPAVVEKIKQAVDWSKLTVLKGERRHPSKDNWFNRFLKDQMSTRLYQKQINARMQTLLEKWAEPFSAFALVLGQEYPARYLELAWKYLLSNHPHDSITGVSLDQIHDDMRYRWDQVKQIGEAVTNNAFATIAKQIDLSDAAKTDIGIIAFNPLNYVRTEIVEVEVDFPAEPKNKSLEIFDAETKRAVPFQLQDRKEWGSLVMNPYDIPSPFYTRRFKFAFEAAKIPACGYRTLIVRSKTGELVNYGSMLTANNVMENEFLRVEFHPNGTFDLTYKPTNRLFANCHFFEEDAEAGDPWTRISPLVNPKYTSLGCAARISIAEDGELQTTFKVELEMHVPKCLVDGKHRRSDELVPLPITSLITLRKGSPRLDIVTTFDNQALDHRLRVCFPSGVNSKTVAVETAFDVVTRTIELPDTRDWVEPATGTQPHLSFFDMSDGQGGLAVISHGLVEYEVQDNEPRTMILTLVKGLRYPKVGLPPERVERLEQIGSQCLGKHTCAYALYPHEGNWESGGVFEQTYCHFTPLRLVQCGPSPGQLPKALQFLKIEPEELVLSAVKKCETRDSIIVRFFNPTEREVQGRIKFWQPIQQAWQTNLNEERERELAVGENGIVEMEVGHKKIITVEIMLLKK
- a CDS encoding PorV/PorQ family protein; its protein translation is MKIKLIILLILTTVSIGQAQWDYGFDFNKAGTAGLQFLKIGVGAKESAMGEAALGVSKGANAIFWNPAGIAYAAQREVTFSYNKWLLDITHSATAITMQVKNIGTIGLSLLYMGVPEFQETTVQAQDGTGRMVSAYDLGIGLAVARRFTDKLAMGGQIRYVKEQLDHDSFSNVLLDIGAIYFTGFRHLNISVCAQHFGPDIKMLRDKFRMPLAFKVGLADDLIHFEDQRLTLAIDLVHPTDNTERMNFGLEYGFFNWLFLRGGYRLNADLGNWSFGAGLQQSLIGVNGSIDYSFSDYGQIMGGVNRLTVTFGF